In Streptomyces sp. SID8374, one genomic interval encodes:
- a CDS encoding aminotransferase class V-fold PLP-dependent enzyme — translation MQPDPTASAQETPALPAGRPAAEILTELKALRTADAPTRGGRTFAYVYDAGREGLDELAAEAYAAYATVNGLDPTVFPSVARLENDLVGAAAALLGAPPGVQGTFTSGGTESILLAVKAARDHARSTRGVTDPQLVLPSTAHAAFHKAAAYLGLEPVVVPVDPVTYKANPTAMAAAITPRTALVVASAPSYAHGVIDPVARIAEAAAEHEVLCHVDACIGGWLLPYLRRAGRTVEPFDFSLPGVTSVSVDLHKYGYADKGASVVLHRNAELRRHQYFAHAGWPGYPVVNPTVQGTKSAGLLAQAWAVLQHIGEDGYTSLAARVAEASDHLIEGLRTTPDLHILGEPEAGLVAFTVLTPATPDGTTGTPDLSLLLHLADEMRVRGWYLQPQLSFDGLPPNLHLTLTPATVDRVDALLTDLPEALTEARTLPPITTDPALTDLAATLDPDTLTPEDVAGILAFAGLGESADGPARLPDRMAPVLYLLDTLPGRLKERLLTEFVGSVFRLR, via the coding sequence GTGCAGCCTGACCCCACCGCAAGCGCCCAGGAGACCCCCGCGCTCCCCGCAGGCCGCCCGGCCGCCGAGATCCTCACCGAGCTGAAGGCGCTGCGCACCGCCGACGCCCCCACCCGGGGCGGCCGGACCTTCGCCTACGTCTACGACGCCGGGCGCGAGGGCCTGGACGAACTGGCCGCCGAGGCCTATGCCGCGTACGCCACGGTCAACGGCCTCGACCCCACGGTCTTCCCGAGCGTGGCGCGGCTGGAGAACGACCTGGTGGGAGCGGCGGCGGCCCTCCTCGGCGCGCCGCCCGGGGTCCAGGGCACCTTCACCAGCGGCGGCACCGAATCGATCCTGCTGGCGGTCAAGGCGGCGCGGGACCACGCCCGTTCGACCCGAGGCGTGACCGACCCGCAGCTGGTGCTCCCCTCCACCGCGCACGCCGCGTTCCACAAGGCCGCCGCCTACCTGGGCCTGGAACCGGTGGTGGTCCCGGTGGACCCGGTGACGTACAAGGCGAACCCCACCGCGATGGCCGCCGCGATCACCCCCCGCACCGCCCTGGTGGTCGCCTCGGCCCCTTCGTACGCGCACGGGGTCATCGACCCGGTGGCGAGGATCGCGGAGGCGGCGGCCGAGCACGAGGTGCTGTGCCATGTGGACGCCTGCATCGGCGGCTGGCTGCTCCCGTACCTGCGCCGGGCGGGCCGCACGGTCGAACCGTTCGACTTCTCGCTTCCCGGCGTCACGTCCGTCTCGGTGGACCTGCACAAGTACGGCTACGCCGACAAGGGCGCCTCGGTGGTGCTCCACCGGAACGCCGAACTCCGTCGCCACCAGTACTTCGCCCACGCGGGCTGGCCCGGCTACCCGGTGGTCAACCCGACGGTCCAGGGCACCAAGTCGGCGGGCCTGCTGGCCCAGGCATGGGCGGTGCTCCAGCACATAGGCGAGGACGGCTACACGTCCTTGGCCGCCCGGGTGGCGGAAGCCTCCGACCACCTCATCGAGGGCCTCCGCACCACCCCGGACCTCCACATCCTCGGCGAACCGGAGGCGGGCCTGGTCGCGTTCACGGTCCTCACCCCCGCCACCCCCGACGGGACCACCGGCACCCCCGACCTGAGCCTCCTCCTGCACCTGGCCGACGAGATGCGCGTACGCGGCTGGTACCTCCAGCCCCAGCTCTCCTTCGACGGCCTCCCGCCCAACCTCCACCTCACCCTGACCCCCGCCACGGTCGACCGGGTGGACGCCCTGCTCACGGACCTGCCCGAAGCCCTCACCGAGGCCCGCACCCTCCCCCCGATCACCACCGACCCGGCCCTCACGGACCTGGCGGCGACCCTGGACCCGGATACCCTCACCCCGGAGGACGTGGCGGGCATCCTGGCCTTCGCGGGCCTGGGGGAGAGCGCCGACGGCCCGGCCCGCCTCCCGGACCGCATGGCCCCGGTGCTGTACCTGCTGGACACCCTGCCGGGCCGCCTGAAGGAACGGCTGCTGACGGAGTTCGTGGGGTCGGTGTTCCGGCTGCGTTGA
- the pepN gene encoding aminopeptidase N: MPGENLSRDEAQKRAELLTVDGYEVALDLRSAVDGPEGADGGDGGGDGDSGPRTFRSLTTIRFRSAVAGASTFADLVAPGVDAVTLNGKALDPAAVFDGARVALDGLLEGENVLVVDARCAYSRTGEGMHRFVDPEDGEVYLYTQYEPADARRVFANFEQPDLKAPYRFQVTAPAGWRVWSNGAEESHEGGVWRFAETKPISTYITAVVAGPYHYVTDHYSRTFDDGTTLEIPLGAMCRKGLAKHFDADDVFLVTKQGLDFFHDNFDYPYPFGKYDQAFVPEYNLGAMENPGMVTFREEYIFRGKVTSAAYERRANVILHEMAHMWFGDLVTMEWWDDLWLKESFADFMGSFSMVEATRFTNGWITFANNRKAWAYRADQLPSTHPITADIRDLEDAKLNFDGITYAKGASVLKQLVAYVGRDAFLEGARRYFKSHAYGNTRLGDLLSVLAETSGRDMTAWSRSWLQTAGVNVLTPVATYDAAGKLTEIVVVQEAAASHPELRPHRVAVGLYRRTPEGELTRYARAEVDVAGERTVVKELAGAEKPDLILVNDDDLTYCKIRFDEGSLATLRDHLGSISDPLARALCWSALWNLTRDALLPARDFVALVLAHAGRESDIGVLQMLHAWAQSALVNYAAPAWREEGGRALAEGALRELRAAEPGSQHQLTWARFFAAVAGSEADFQLLGGLLDGTARIDGLEIDQELRWAFLSPLASHGAADEAAIDAELARDDTASGKRHHVRCLASRPSEAVKAQAWAAVVESDKLSNALVEATIAGFEQPSQRELLAPYAGRYFEVIEGIWAERSIQIGMHVVKGLFPALQDSPETLAATDAWLTEHAEAAPALRRLVLEARDDLARVLRGQECDARA; the protein is encoded by the coding sequence GTGCCCGGTGAAAACCTGTCCCGCGACGAGGCCCAGAAGAGGGCCGAGCTGCTGACCGTCGACGGTTACGAGGTCGCACTCGACCTGCGTTCCGCCGTCGACGGGCCCGAGGGGGCCGACGGGGGCGACGGCGGGGGCGATGGTGACTCCGGTCCGCGTACGTTCCGCTCGCTCACCACGATCCGGTTCCGTTCCGCCGTCGCGGGCGCCTCGACCTTCGCCGACCTGGTCGCGCCGGGCGTGGACGCCGTGACGCTGAATGGAAAGGCCCTCGACCCCGCCGCTGTCTTCGACGGGGCCCGGGTGGCGCTGGACGGGCTCCTGGAGGGCGAGAACGTCCTCGTGGTCGACGCCCGGTGCGCGTACAGCAGGACCGGCGAGGGCATGCACCGCTTCGTCGACCCGGAGGACGGCGAGGTCTACCTCTACACGCAGTACGAGCCGGCCGACGCCCGCCGCGTCTTCGCCAACTTCGAACAGCCGGACCTCAAGGCCCCCTACCGCTTCCAGGTGACCGCGCCGGCCGGGTGGCGGGTCTGGTCCAACGGGGCCGAGGAGTCGCACGAGGGCGGGGTGTGGCGGTTCGCGGAGACCAAGCCGATCTCCACCTACATCACGGCCGTCGTCGCCGGTCCGTACCACTACGTGACCGACCACTACAGCCGTACGTTCGACGACGGCACCACCCTGGAGATCCCGCTCGGCGCGATGTGCCGCAAGGGGCTCGCCAAGCACTTCGACGCGGACGACGTCTTCCTGGTCACCAAGCAGGGCCTGGACTTCTTCCACGACAACTTCGACTACCCGTACCCCTTCGGGAAGTACGACCAGGCGTTCGTGCCGGAGTACAACCTCGGGGCGATGGAGAACCCGGGCATGGTCACCTTCCGCGAGGAGTACATCTTCCGCGGCAAGGTCACCTCGGCCGCCTACGAGCGGCGCGCCAACGTCATCCTGCACGAGATGGCGCACATGTGGTTCGGCGACCTCGTCACCATGGAGTGGTGGGACGACCTGTGGCTGAAGGAGTCCTTCGCGGACTTCATGGGCTCCTTCTCGATGGTGGAGGCGACCCGCTTCACCAACGGCTGGATCACCTTCGCCAACAACCGCAAGGCGTGGGCCTACCGCGCCGACCAGCTGCCCTCCACCCACCCGATCACGGCCGACATCCGTGACCTGGAGGACGCCAAGCTGAACTTCGACGGCATCACGTACGCCAAGGGCGCCTCCGTACTGAAGCAGCTCGTGGCGTACGTCGGACGCGACGCCTTCCTTGAGGGCGCGCGGCGCTACTTCAAGAGTCACGCGTACGGCAACACGCGTCTGGGCGACCTTCTTTCGGTGCTCGCGGAGACCTCGGGGCGTGACATGACGGCCTGGTCGCGCTCGTGGCTCCAGACCGCCGGCGTCAACGTGCTGACGCCCGTGGCGACGTACGACGCGGCCGGGAAGCTGACGGAAATCGTCGTCGTACAGGAGGCCGCCGCCTCCCATCCGGAGCTGCGCCCGCACCGGGTCGCGGTCGGCCTGTACCGGCGTACGCCGGAGGGTGAGCTGACGCGGTACGCGCGGGCCGAGGTGGACGTGGCCGGGGAGCGCACGGTGGTCAAGGAGCTGGCCGGGGCGGAGAAGCCCGATCTGATCCTGGTCAACGACGACGACCTCACGTACTGCAAGATCCGCTTCGACGAGGGGTCCCTGGCCACCCTCCGCGACCACCTGGGCTCCATCAGCGACCCGCTGGCCCGCGCCCTGTGCTGGTCGGCGCTGTGGAACCTCACCCGGGACGCGCTGCTGCCCGCCCGCGACTTCGTCGCGCTGGTGCTGGCGCACGCCGGGCGCGAGAGCGACATCGGCGTCCTCCAGATGCTGCACGCCTGGGCGCAGTCGGCGCTGGTGAACTACGCCGCCCCCGCCTGGCGCGAGGAGGGCGGCCGGGCGCTGGCCGAGGGCGCGCTGCGCGAGCTGCGGGCCGCCGAGCCGGGCAGCCAGCACCAGCTGACGTGGGCCCGCTTCTTCGCGGCCGTCGCGGGCTCCGAGGCGGACTTCCAGCTGCTGGGCGGGCTGCTGGACGGCACAGCACGCATCGACGGCCTGGAGATCGACCAGGAGCTGCGCTGGGCCTTCCTCTCCCCGCTCGCCTCGCACGGCGCGGCGGACGAGGCGGCGATCGACGCCGAACTGGCCCGCGACGACACGGCGTCCGGCAAGCGCCACCACGTACGGTGCCTGGCCTCGCGCCCCTCGGAAGCGGTCAAGGCGCAGGCGTGGGCGGCGGTCGTGGAGTCGGACAAGCTGTCCAACGCCCTGGTCGAGGCGACGATCGCGGGCTTCGAGCAGCCCTCGCAGCGGGAACTGCTGGCGCCGTACGCGGGCCGCTACTTCGAGGTGATCGAGGGGATCTGGGCGGAGCGGTCCATCCAGATCGGCATGCACGTGGTGAAGGGGCTCTTCCCCGCGCTCCAGGACAGCCCGGAGACCCTCGCGGCGACCGACGCCTGGCTGACCGAACACGCGGAGGCCGCTCCGGCGCTGCGCCGGCTGGTCCTGGAGGCCCGCGACGACCTGGCGCGGGTGCTGCGCGGCCAGGAGTGCGACGCGCGGGCGTGA
- a CDS encoding VOC family protein, with product MRISPEMITIDCPDPQTLAAWWATALGVEGTQDYGEFVIVPATPLVLGFQRVPEPKTVKNRVHIDFASPGRPAEVERLTGLGATVIGEHSMHGLFWTVLQDPQGNEFCLADEGTH from the coding sequence ATGCGAATCTCACCGGAGATGATCACGATCGACTGCCCCGACCCGCAGACGCTGGCCGCCTGGTGGGCCACGGCGCTGGGGGTGGAAGGCACGCAGGACTACGGCGAGTTCGTCATCGTCCCGGCGACCCCGCTGGTCCTCGGCTTCCAGCGGGTTCCCGAGCCCAAGACCGTCAAGAACCGGGTGCACATCGACTTCGCGTCCCCCGGCCGCCCGGCGGAGGTGGAGCGCCTGACGGGGCTCGGCGCGACGGTGATCGGCGAGCACTCGATGCACGGGCTGTTCTGGACGGTCCTGCAAGACCCGCAGGGCAACGAGTTCTGCTTGGCGGACGAGGGCACGCACTGA
- a CDS encoding DsbA family protein, which translates to MSENTTPANGKTPADFWFDPLCPWAWMTSRWILEVEKVRDIEVRWHVMSLAVLNEDKLDELPQEYRDLLENKAWGPVRVVIAARQLHGDEVVGPLYTALGTRFHNKGEGPTREAIVGALKDVGLPEDLVEYADKDTYDTELRASHKEGIDKVGQEVGTPVVAVPGADGEQVAFFGPVVTPAPKGEDAAKLWDGTLLVASIPGFYEIKRTRTQGPIFD; encoded by the coding sequence ATGTCCGAGAACACCACCCCCGCGAACGGCAAGACCCCGGCCGACTTCTGGTTCGACCCGCTCTGCCCGTGGGCGTGGATGACCTCCCGCTGGATCCTGGAGGTCGAGAAGGTCCGCGACATCGAGGTGCGCTGGCACGTGATGAGCCTCGCCGTCCTGAACGAGGACAAGCTGGACGAGCTGCCCCAGGAGTACCGCGACCTCCTGGAGAACAAGGCCTGGGGCCCGGTCCGGGTCGTCATCGCCGCCCGGCAGCTCCACGGCGACGAGGTCGTCGGACCCCTCTACACGGCCCTCGGCACCCGCTTCCACAACAAGGGCGAGGGCCCCACCCGCGAGGCGATCGTCGGCGCCCTGAAGGACGTCGGCCTGCCCGAGGACCTGGTGGAGTACGCCGACAAGGACACGTACGACACCGAGCTCCGCGCCTCCCACAAGGAGGGCATCGACAAGGTCGGCCAGGAGGTCGGCACCCCGGTCGTCGCCGTGCCCGGCGCCGACGGCGAGCAGGTCGCCTTCTTCGGCCCCGTCGTCACCCCCGCCCCCAAGGGCGAGGACGCGGCGAAGCTCTGGGACGGCACGCTGCTGGTCGCCTCCATCCCCGGCTTCTACGAGATCAAGCGGACCCGTACGCAGGGCCCGATCTTCGACTGA
- a CDS encoding aspartate-semialdehyde dehydrogenase: protein MKVGIVGATGQVGTVMLRILAERDFPVDELRLFASARSAGSTIDFKGSAVTVEDASTADYTGLDIVLFSAGGATSKALAEKVAAQGAVVIDNSSAWRKDPEVPLVVSEVNPHAARIRPKGIIANPNCTTMAAMPVLRPLHAEAGLEALTVATYQAVSGSGVAGVAELHGQASKVVADAEKLVHDGAAVDFPEPGVYKRPIAFNVLPLAGSIVDDGSFETDEEQKLRNESRKILEIPELKVSGTCVRVPVFSGHSLQINARFARPIGVERAYELLKDAEGVELSEIPTPLQAAGKDASYVGRIRVDETVDNGLALFVSNDNLRKGAALNAVQIAELVAAELKG, encoded by the coding sequence GTGAAGGTCGGAATCGTCGGCGCCACCGGTCAGGTCGGCACAGTCATGCTCAGGATCCTGGCCGAGCGGGACTTCCCGGTCGACGAGCTGCGGCTGTTCGCCTCCGCCCGGTCCGCGGGCTCCACGATCGACTTCAAGGGCTCCGCCGTCACCGTCGAGGACGCCTCCACGGCCGACTACACCGGTCTGGACATCGTGCTGTTCTCCGCCGGCGGCGCGACCTCGAAGGCGCTGGCCGAGAAGGTCGCCGCCCAGGGCGCCGTGGTGATCGACAACTCCTCCGCCTGGCGCAAGGACCCCGAGGTCCCCCTCGTCGTCTCCGAGGTCAACCCGCACGCGGCCCGGATCCGCCCCAAGGGGATCATCGCCAACCCGAACTGCACCACGATGGCCGCGATGCCCGTGCTGCGCCCGCTGCACGCCGAGGCCGGTCTCGAAGCGCTGACCGTCGCCACCTACCAGGCCGTCTCCGGCTCCGGGGTGGCCGGCGTCGCCGAGCTGCACGGCCAGGCCTCCAAGGTCGTCGCCGACGCCGAGAAGCTGGTCCACGACGGCGCGGCCGTGGACTTCCCCGAGCCGGGCGTCTACAAGCGGCCCATCGCGTTCAACGTGCTGCCGCTGGCGGGCTCCATCGTGGACGACGGTTCGTTCGAGACGGACGAGGAGCAGAAGCTCCGCAACGAGTCCCGCAAGATCCTGGAGATCCCGGAACTGAAGGTCTCCGGCACCTGCGTCCGGGTCCCGGTCTTCTCCGGCCACTCGCTCCAGATCAACGCCCGCTTCGCCCGCCCGATCGGTGTGGAGCGCGCCTACGAGCTGCTGAAGGACGCCGAGGGCGTGGAGCTCTCGGAGATCCCGACCCCGCTCCAGGCGGCGGGCAAGGACGCCTCCTACGTGGGCCGCATCCGGGTCGACGAGACCGTGGACAACGGCCTCGCGCTCTTCGTCTCCAACGACAACCTCCGCAAGGGCGCGGCGCTGAACGCCGTGCAGATCGCGGAGCTGGTGGCGGCCGAGCTGAAGGGCTGA
- a CDS encoding MFS transporter, with amino-acid sequence MPTESRHDSGTERNPGTPASPVPLLPRRVRIGYGLGSLCTGTFATVPGLILLYYLTNVLAVSPALAGAAVFLPKAWDVLINPLVGALSDRSRLRGGPRRPFLLIGACTLPPLFALIFAAPPLRGMAAAAYVAALFLLAATAYAVFQVPYVTMPAEITEDPAERRRVLSWRVGFLGAAILLSGALAPAIAHGDGGTSASYRLMGIAVAVLLAVGMFGAWFTTRWAPAVARSTAEPSLRAQLAVARTNRPFLFLAGMWFLQALAVGVMLAGVQYFATYTLGSPGAVTPLFACLIGPLILVMPVWTRLARLRGAKYAQGCATVLYVAGAVALAFTGQVGNALGYAAVAVIGIAYAGLQLLPLTLLADTLAADTARTGKRRAATFTGLWTAAETLAFALGAGVFALVLTLTGFRSSDADHEVAQPAAALTGITAGMSLLPALLAAASLWLLHHYREDPVDAPEDTTRAA; translated from the coding sequence ATGCCGACCGAGAGCCGCCACGACAGCGGTACGGAGCGGAATCCGGGGACTCCGGCGAGTCCGGTCCCGCTCCTCCCGCGCCGGGTGCGGATCGGCTACGGCCTGGGCTCCCTCTGCACCGGGACCTTCGCCACCGTCCCCGGCCTGATCCTGCTCTACTACCTGACCAACGTGCTCGCGGTCTCCCCGGCCCTCGCCGGGGCGGCGGTCTTCCTGCCCAAGGCCTGGGACGTCCTGATCAACCCGCTCGTCGGGGCGCTCTCCGACCGCAGCAGGCTGCGCGGCGGCCCGCGCCGCCCGTTCCTGCTCATCGGCGCCTGCACCCTGCCGCCGCTCTTCGCGCTGATCTTCGCCGCGCCCCCGCTGCGCGGCATGGCGGCCGCCGCGTATGTCGCCGCCCTCTTCCTGCTCGCCGCGACCGCCTATGCGGTCTTCCAGGTCCCGTACGTGACGATGCCCGCCGAGATCACCGAGGACCCGGCCGAACGCCGCCGGGTGCTGAGCTGGCGGGTCGGTTTCCTCGGCGCCGCGATCCTCCTCTCCGGTGCCCTCGCCCCGGCCATCGCCCATGGGGACGGCGGCACTTCGGCGAGCTACCGGCTGATGGGCATCGCGGTCGCCGTCCTGCTCGCGGTCGGCATGTTCGGCGCCTGGTTCACCACCCGGTGGGCCCCCGCCGTGGCCCGCTCCACCGCCGAACCCTCCCTCCGCGCCCAACTGGCCGTGGCCCGCACGAACCGGCCCTTCCTCTTCCTGGCCGGCATGTGGTTCCTCCAGGCCCTGGCGGTCGGCGTGATGCTGGCGGGAGTCCAGTATTTCGCCACGTACACCCTCGGCTCACCGGGCGCGGTGACCCCGCTCTTCGCGTGCCTGATCGGCCCGTTGATCCTGGTCATGCCGGTGTGGACGAGGCTGGCCCGGCTGCGCGGCGCGAAGTACGCGCAGGGCTGCGCCACCGTCCTGTACGTCGCCGGGGCGGTCGCCCTCGCCTTCACCGGCCAGGTGGGCAACGCCCTCGGATACGCGGCCGTCGCGGTCATAGGCATCGCCTACGCGGGCCTCCAACTCCTCCCGCTCACCCTGCTCGCGGACACCCTGGCCGCCGACACCGCCCGTACGGGCAAGCGCCGCGCGGCCACGTTCACCGGCCTGTGGACGGCGGCCGAGACGCTGGCGTTCGCGCTGGGCGCGGGCGTCTTCGCCCTGGTCCTGACGCTGACCGGATTCCGCTCCTCGGACGCCGACCACGAGGTGGCCCAGCCCGCGGCAGCGCTGACCGGCATCACGGCGGGTATGAGCCTGCTGCCCGCACTCCTCGCCGCCGCGAGCCTGTGGCTGCTCCACCACTACCGCGAGGACCCCGTCGACGCCCCGGAGGACACCACCCGTGCAGCCTGA
- a CDS encoding S8 family serine peptidase → MLMTKESPSSISGTRRAARIAAAAGLAAALAAAGAAPVFAVDDPAPAPVKPAATSDRGDKLGTADAEVLAKAEAKGEKNITMMIATTPGATEQVTEQLDAVKGSVLGQTYDKLGYVRATVPTSTAEATIEAASKLKSVLGIDLKQEIKLDDPTPSGDRAAGAKQVKATGSYPAPGKKTPAANPYNPSFETGAVEFVEKNPKADGRGITIGILDSGVDLGHPALAKTTTGERKIVDWVTATDPVNDGDGTWLRMSETVTGPTFTAGGQTYSAPAGSYRFARFAEAATTGGDMAGDLNRDGDTTDVWGVLYDPVTGTVRVDLNNNANFSDDAVLKPYKDKFQVAYFGEDDPRTEIVERIPFVVETRKNVVYNSAGARADYVNIGVIEGSHGTHVAGITAANGLFGGKMNGAAPGAKIVSSRACTWSGGCTNIALTEGMIDLVVNRGVDIVNMSIGGLPPLNDGNNARAELYKRLIDIYGVQLVISAGNSGPGLNTIGDPALADHVISVGASISKETWAANYGSNVTKKYDLLPFSSRGPREDGGFTPTISAPGAAINTTQTWAAGGPVKEAGYALPAGYSMLQGTSMASPQAAGAAALLLSAAKQKDLELPPADLRVALTSSASHIKDVPAHAQGSGLIDIVAAWKLITKKGNPAHEYKVKAPVDTAIDFALKDPGFGTGLYDREGGLKVGETKVYEITVTRTTGPDRNVQHKLSLKNNDGTFKLSSPEYVSLPLDVPVKLKVTAKAKTAGVHSAILELDDSKTIGIDHQVLSTVVVANELNHPGYAFKSSSSVQRNSTTSYFVNVPEGAKTLEVALSALRSGSQTRFIALHPYGTPVDPTSTVNCYPNYENPANTCRPDVRSYKDPYPGVWEIEVESRRTSPLLDNPFKLDVSLLGATFDPAVQTIAEAKIGAPAAVNWKVTNGAAALEGKLKGGSLGSAKVDKPSISTGQTRQTTVTIGAGVERLDFAIGGTSDANADLDLYVFRGATQVGSGTTAGSEEKVSLANPAAGTYTVIVEGYSVPSGSTTYDYRDVYYSASLGTLKVDASKTYNLANGASAQVGAEVVVAGAAPEGRQFFGEVQLVNARGTAAGTGSVVIEKVTP, encoded by the coding sequence ATGCTGATGACCAAGGAATCCCCCAGCTCCATATCCGGGACGAGACGCGCCGCACGCATCGCGGCCGCTGCCGGCCTGGCTGCCGCCCTCGCGGCCGCCGGCGCCGCGCCGGTGTTCGCCGTCGACGACCCGGCACCGGCACCCGTCAAACCGGCCGCCACGAGCGACCGGGGCGACAAGCTCGGCACGGCTGACGCCGAAGTTCTGGCCAAGGCCGAGGCCAAGGGCGAGAAGAACATCACGATGATGATCGCCACCACCCCGGGGGCGACCGAGCAGGTCACCGAGCAGCTGGACGCCGTCAAGGGGTCCGTGCTCGGCCAGACCTACGACAAGCTCGGCTACGTCCGGGCGACGGTGCCGACCAGCACCGCCGAGGCCACCATCGAGGCGGCGTCCAAGCTCAAGTCCGTGCTCGGCATCGATCTCAAGCAGGAGATCAAGCTGGACGACCCGACGCCCTCGGGCGACCGGGCCGCCGGGGCCAAGCAGGTCAAGGCCACGGGCAGCTACCCGGCGCCGGGCAAGAAGACCCCGGCCGCCAACCCGTACAACCCGTCCTTCGAGACGGGTGCGGTCGAGTTCGTCGAGAAGAACCCGAAGGCCGACGGCCGCGGGATCACCATCGGGATCCTGGACTCCGGTGTCGACCTCGGCCACCCGGCGCTGGCGAAGACCACCACCGGCGAGCGCAAGATCGTCGACTGGGTCACCGCGACCGACCCGGTCAACGACGGCGACGGCACCTGGCTGCGGATGTCCGAGACCGTCACCGGTCCGACGTTCACCGCCGGCGGCCAGACCTACTCGGCGCCCGCGGGCAGCTACCGGTTCGCCCGGTTCGCCGAGGCGGCCACCACCGGTGGCGACATGGCGGGCGACCTCAACCGCGACGGTGACACCACCGATGTCTGGGGCGTGCTCTACGACCCGGTCACCGGCACCGTCCGGGTCGACCTGAACAACAACGCCAACTTCTCCGACGACGCGGTGCTCAAGCCGTACAAGGACAAGTTCCAGGTCGCCTACTTCGGTGAGGACGACCCGCGCACCGAGATCGTCGAGCGCATCCCGTTCGTCGTCGAGACCCGTAAGAACGTGGTCTACAACTCGGCGGGCGCCAGGGCCGACTACGTCAACATCGGTGTCATCGAGGGCTCGCACGGCACGCACGTCGCGGGCATCACCGCGGCCAACGGCCTGTTCGGCGGCAAGATGAACGGTGCGGCGCCCGGCGCCAAGATCGTCTCCTCGCGCGCCTGCACCTGGTCCGGCGGCTGCACCAACATCGCGCTGACCGAGGGCATGATCGACCTCGTCGTCAACCGCGGCGTCGACATCGTCAACATGTCGATCGGCGGCCTGCCGCCGCTGAACGACGGCAACAACGCCCGCGCCGAGCTCTACAAGCGCCTCATCGACATCTACGGCGTCCAGCTCGTCATCTCGGCCGGCAACAGCGGCCCGGGCCTCAACACCATCGGTGACCCGGCCCTGGCCGACCACGTCATCTCGGTGGGCGCGTCGATCTCCAAGGAGACGTGGGCCGCGAACTACGGCTCCAACGTCACCAAGAAGTACGACCTGCTCCCCTTCTCCTCGCGCGGTCCGCGTGAGGACGGCGGCTTCACGCCGACCATCTCGGCTCCGGGTGCGGCCATCAACACCACCCAGACCTGGGCCGCGGGCGGTCCGGTCAAGGAGGCGGGCTACGCCCTGCCGGCCGGCTACTCGATGCTCCAGGGCACCTCGATGGCCTCGCCGCAGGCCGCCGGTGCCGCCGCCCTGCTGCTCTCCGCCGCGAAGCAGAAGGACCTGGAGCTGCCCCCGGCCGACCTGCGGGTCGCGCTGACCAGCTCGGCGAGCCACATCAAGGACGTGCCCGCGCACGCCCAGGGCTCCGGTCTGATCGACATCGTCGCCGCCTGGAAGCTCATCACCAAGAAGGGCAACCCGGCGCACGAGTACAAGGTGAAGGCCCCGGTCGACACCGCGATCGACTTCGCGCTCAAGGACCCGGGCTTCGGCACCGGCCTCTACGACCGTGAGGGCGGCCTCAAGGTCGGCGAGACGAAGGTCTACGAGATCACCGTCACCCGCACCACGGGCCCGGACCGCAACGTCCAGCACAAGCTGTCGTTGAAGAACAACGACGGCACGTTCAAGCTGAGCAGCCCCGAGTACGTCTCGCTGCCGCTGGACGTCCCGGTGAAGCTCAAGGTCACGGCGAAGGCCAAGACCGCAGGCGTGCACAGCGCCATCCTGGAGCTGGACGACAGCAAGACCATCGGCATCGACCACCAGGTCTTGTCCACGGTCGTCGTCGCCAACGAGCTGAACCACCCCGGTTACGCGTTCAAGTCGTCGAGTTCGGTGCAGCGCAACAGCACCACCTCGTACTTCGTCAACGTGCCGGAGGGCGCCAAGACCCTTGAGGTCGCCCTCAGCGCGCTCCGCTCGGGCAGCCAGACCCGGTTCATCGCCCTGCACCCGTACGGGACGCCGGTCGACCCGACCTCCACGGTCAACTGCTACCCGAACTACGAGAACCCGGCCAACACCTGCCGCCCGGACGTGCGCTCCTACAAGGACCCGTACCCCGGCGTGTGGGAGATCGAGGTCGAGTCGCGCCGTACGTCGCCGCTGCTGGACAACCCGTTCAAGCTGGACGTCTCGCTGCTCGGCGCCACCTTCGACCCGGCGGTGCAGACCATCGCCGAGGCGAAGATCGGCGCCCCGGCCGCGGTGAACTGGAAGGTCACCAACGGCGCCGCGGCTCTTGAGGGCAAGCTCAAGGGCGGCTCGCTGGGCTCGGCCAAGGTCGACAAGCCGTCGATCTCCACGGGCCAGACCCGCCAGACCACGGTCACCATCGGTGCGGGCGTCGAGAGGCTGGACTTCGCCATCGGCGGTACGTCGGACGCCAACGCCGACCTCGACCTGTACGTCTTCCGGGGCGCCACCCAGGTCGGCAGCGGCACCACCGCCGGCTCGGAGGAGAAGGTCAGCCTGGCCAACCCGGCCGCCGGTACGTACACGGTGATCGTCGAGGGCTACTCGGTTCCGTCCGGGTCGACCACGTACGACTACCGCGACGTGTACTACTCGGCCTCGCTCGGCACCCTGAAGGTCGACGCGTCGAAGACCTACAACCTCGCGAACGGCGCCTCGGCGCAGGTCGGCGCCGAGGTCGTGGTCGCCGGTGCGGCTCCCGAGGGGCGTCAGTTCTTCGGTGAGGTCCAGCTGGTCAACGCGCGCGGCACCGCCGCGGGCACCGGCAGCGTCGTGATCGAGAAGGTCACTCCGTAA